The Gossypium hirsutum isolate 1008001.06 chromosome A13, Gossypium_hirsutum_v2.1, whole genome shotgun sequence nucleotide sequence AACTCAATGCCTAATATTTAACTTACTGACAACATTAAAAACGAGAGACATTTAATTCTAACAAAAAAAACTCACTTCAATGAGGTTTATTTAAGCTAGACCATACATCAACACTACATAATTATAAACTACAACATAAACAATTATGTAATTCATCATTAGTATTAGaatgaattaaacaattatagatttaattattataattgatttactattttatgtttatatatatcatatacaaataattatattaattcaatataaaaataattttatttttttatttttttaaatatatataaataattatattaatctaatatcTACAatctaaaagttttttttttaggatgaaaaatcccatttaattcaaaaaattagtTCTACAATGGAGAAGTCCTTATCGTAATAGAAAACACCCCTAATTCCTATAAGTCCATTGATACGAGTATATATATGAGCTCGGTGGGTACAAGGAGGATCCTATCTATTGTTGTTCTTGCTTATTTTGTTTTTGCTATCACAAGATTTGCTGATATTTCTTAAGGAttgtattttttttccaaacaatACATACTTCTAGACCTGTTCATAGGTCGGGTTATTTACCCAAACTTAAaggtttatttgaaatttgaaaaggtttaagtaaaaatagtagaCCTGAAAAAtggatttggacaaaaaaattagaaccatttaaaatatgggtcgggTTTAGACTTAAACATTCAAGGCTCAAGCTCGACCCaacctatttttaagtttataatactttatattatgttatttttatatattaaataatttagaatacattaaaaaataaacatataaatatataataaaaacctttaaataatgttaagattactatataaaaatttttaataaataaaaaaatataaaattattaaatattaaaataatataatataaatattttttaaaaaaattaaaaataatatgggcgggcCTAAAATGGACTTGAGTTGATCTTTTGCAAAtatggacaaaattttaagcctataTTTAGGGTTGGACCAAGTCAAGCTTGGgcaagtataaaatatattaatatcatgtagGAATGCTATGGATTGGGTCGggcctaagcatgatattaaaaTGTTTTATGTTTGCCCAAGCCTGGCCCGACCTAaaatatgagcttaaaattttaccCTAACCCAAGTCCATTTTAGGCCCACTCatattatttttgatttttttaaaaatattttaatatttgataattttttatttattgaaattttttatatagtcatcttaacattattttaatgtttacattagagtattattgtatatttagtataaatttatattttcatgtgttctaaattacataatatataaaaataacataatataaaatattataaacttaaaaatgggtcTAGCCGGATTTAGGCCTTAAATATTCAAGCTCGAGCTTagcccatattttaaatgggcctAATATTTTTATTCGAGTCCACTTTTGAGcataatatttttacccaaaccctcctaaATTGTAAGAGAGGGGCCTTCAAGCCTAAACAAATTATCCACCATAAGCAAGTATAATATTATGCTTAAACTCAAATAAAACTGACCCATAAACACCttttcatatttccatctacaaatatTCTAAAGGGAAATATATACATCATGCTTCTGCATATttgacaaatatatatatcattggtACAGTTTAAATATTATTGTCTGAAACCATGTCTGTGATGTGAACTTTATAGCTTTCAAGCTTTGGTTTTTTCTTTGTTACCAAAAACAAGTTGCGTATTAAATTTTTCTATGAAATTAATTACGTATTAagatttaaattattgaaattgacatttaaaaaatatatgacaTGAAATAGTTGATCTACATCCACAACTGATCACGTTCCATACGAGACAAATGCCACAACAACTATTCCGTTGCCTATGCACATTAACAATTATTCCATCGCTATAcattttttttagtatatatatttttaataatataaattattaaattagtcatttttgtttttcttaaattatattttagttgtttacgtttaaaatgttacgttttagttatttatattatcattttgTTACTAAATGATCACTCTATCGTTAAGATCTATTACCTTCTACACGGCAGTCTGACGTGACAGTTAAAGAGTTTTAAATGCCACATGTATATCCAGCTGGGATGAGaaaagttgaatttttttatgaaaatagaatacAAAATTTTGCCCAGTTGGGTATTATTTGTTAccataagagaaaaaaaatgacaGATAAGGAGAAGAAGAAATGGACGCACCAACCTCTATAATTGATTGCTATTGTGGTTGCTTAACTATGTTGAAAACTTTATAGTCAAATGAAAATCTATTTTAACTACCAAGTTGAATTACCATTTGAAAGGTAATAGATATTACGACAAAATGGCCATCTTGTAATATAACAACAAtgtaagtaattaaaatatataaatcgaATGATATTGTAATATCAAAtcgataaataatattttatgattcgattttgtgattattttttaaatgtaggTTTACATTACTTGCCATTTGAGCACATCCTGTGACGCAAAATAGAATCCAATCTCTGCAACTTAAGTTGCTGCTTAAATTTGTTAATGAAATCGTCAGCTTTAGCATCAACACTATGATCTTCCTCTTCAAACGGCGTCGTCTCCTCcacttcttcctcttctttttccACCTTGCGCCTtgatttcttcatcttctctgaTAATTCCCTTTGTGTTACCGTAGGCTCTGATTGGACTCTTTTTACTTCACCATGAACCGGACCTAAACCCGTTTCTGAACCGTTCGAATCAGTTCCAGTGAGTTCGGTTTCGTTTGGTTTAACCGAATCCGGTTTGTAAAACGATTTGACTCGCTCTAAGAGCGACGGTGCTCGGCTGAGTAGTGATTGTTGAACCGGTTCAATACAATCCGTTTCTGGACTTTGAGGAGAATATGAATATCTGTAGAAGTTGAAGGACTTGACTCGTTCGAGAACCGACGGGGCTCGCTCCAGCCGATAGGCTGCTGAGTCGTCATCGATGTCTGGGTTCGAAAGAGGAAACCTGTACGTCGAGAAGTTGAAAGACTTGATGCGGCTGAGGAACGACGGAGGTCGGTGGAGTGACGGCGGTGGGGATGATGAAGAGTTGTAGTCGTCAGCGACGTAGGGCGTTTTGTGAGGACAGAGGCGGGAGATGAGGAAGATAGTGGCGATGGTTATGTTGAGGAAGATGAAAAGAGAGGCCGGCGATAACCAGGTCGCCGTTAAATCTGACATACCGGAAAACATCATGGTAAGGGGAAAGTATATTGCTGAGAAGACGAAAAAAAGGAAGTGAAAATTTGGTGCTAGGCGCCTCGAAGTAGAAAAATAAATGTTGCTGCATGggcatttaaaatctttaaaatttaatttaatataatatcgACTTTTAATTATTAGGGTAAATTTCACTATTAGTCATTAAAATATAGGTAAGTTTTagtttggtcacttaactaaaaaatgtTATgatttggtcattgaactattcatagttttcatttaagtcattaagc carries:
- the LOC107894802 gene encoding pathogen-associated molecular patterns-induced protein A70, whose product is MMFSGMSDLTATWLSPASLFIFLNITIATIFLISRLCPHKTPYVADDYNSSSSPPPSLHRPPSFLSRIKSFNFSTYRFPLSNPDIDDDSAAYRLERAPSVLERVKSFNFYRYSYSPQSPETDCIEPVQQSLLSRAPSLLERVKSFYKPDSVKPNETELTGTDSNGSETGLGPVHGEVKRVQSEPTVTQRELSEKMKKSRRKVEKEEEEVEETTPFEEEDHSVDAKADDFINKFKQQLKLQRLDSILRHRMCSNGK